The Nostoc cf. commune SO-36 genomic sequence ATCTAAATCCTTATCAATTTTTTTGGCTAACTCTAAGGCGTTACGGTAAGATTTAGGCGCTTTTTTCAAGTCTTCGAGTAACTCAGGGGGAATAGCTTGTAATTGCTCATAAGATGCGATCGCACTTCCGGCACTACCAGCTGCTATGCTCAATACTGCCTGATTTTGCAAAATTTCCTGATGACCTGTTTGTGTGAGTACAACAGCCAAAGACTGTGCATCTAAGCGATAAAAAGGAATGCGTTGACAGCGTGATACCAAAGTTGGCAACACAGACTCAGGTGTAGGTGCAATTAAAATTAACGTCGCCTGTCCCGGTTCTTCTAAGGTTTTAAGTAAAGCATTGGCTGCCGCTTCTGCCATTGTTTGGGCTTCCTCTAGCACTACCACATTCCTTGGCGCTTCCAAAGGCGGACGACCTAAAAACTCGGTAATTTCCCGAATTTGCTCTAGTCGAATTACAGGTGGTGCTTTACGCTTGAGTCCTTTTTCGGCTGCTTCTGCTGCTGTTAATCGTTGTCCCTGGTATTGGTATGTTGGTTGTACCCACAATAAAGCTGGGTGGTTGCCTTGACGCAAACGGTTTTGTAAAGGCGCAGTGATTTCTATCCCATTGGAAAATAGCAATTCTACAAAACACCTAGCCGCTAAACTCCTGCCGACACCATCCGGCCCCACAAATAGATAGGCTGGAGGAACCCGGTTTTGTCTGACAGCCTGAGTGAGTAATTCTATGGCTTGCTGTTGTCCTACAACTGGTGCAAATGGGTTAATAGTTCAGTACCTTCGCCAAAACAAAGAAGATGAAAATAGAGGACTGATGTAGTAGAGTTGCTATCTTCTAGAAAGACAACTTAGAAGTTACAAAATGCCTATATTAGACATTTTAACACTGTTGAAATGACTTCTAGATTTATTTCGAGAGATGAGTTCAAACAGTGCAAGTTGCGCGATCGCACAAGCAACGGGGATGTCTTTATCTCAATCCCAAAATGCCACTCCATAGCGCCTTGCACTCTATTTAGGCGTGGGGTTCCTACACGCTACACCCTCGAAGTAAGTAGATGCAATTAAACATTAAGATATGATTGCCATTTTACGTTAGGTTTAGTGTAGCTTTTTGACGAAGCTGCCAGAGCGATCGCTAATGGTAAAATTCGATGTTCCTGAATTTGAATCCTGGCGTGGAGTGTTTCTGCTGTATCATCCGGCATACTGGTACTGCGGCTTGCATCAAGATTGGGCCACTATCCATTTCTAAACAAGCTATATGCGCTGTACAACCGGTGATTTTTACCCCAGATGCCAAGGCTTGTTCTACAGCATGGATTCCCTTGAAACTAGGTAACAAACTAGGATGGATATTGATAATTTTATCAGGAAAGGCATCGATGAAAACTGATGTTAACAATCGCATCCAACCTGCCAAAATCACCCATTCTACATCGTAGTGCCGTAATGTCTGCACAATTTTTTCATCCAACTCTTCTCGGATTTTATAGTTGCGGTGATTTAATAAAACAGCTTCTACACCTCTATTAGCTGCTTTGACGGCTGCTTTCGCCGAAGGGTTATTGTAAATTAAAACTTGAATTTGGGCATTTAGTTGTCCATCTTGGATAGCTTGGGCAACAACATCAAAATTACTGCCATTCCCAGAAGCCATAATTCCTAGTTTTAAAGGGGCGACTTGTTGGCGAACATCGCTAATACTGGGAGAAACCAAGCTCAGGGTAGAATCAGGGCGGAGGGTCATAACAGCTAAGAAGAAAAATTATAGATGCCAAAAATATATAATACGTAAACTTTTGAGTAAAAACGTAGCTTGTTTAATGCAAAGGGACGCATTGGCATTGTCAACCGATGCATTGTCACTCAGTGTTAACTTTTGACTTCCGCCTTGCAGCAGTAGTCCAATTGATATAGGTGATATCCTAAAACTTGGTATCAACAAAACAATACAGAGATTAAAGCCGCAGAGGATTTGATCCAGCATAGGTGAGTTAAATGGCGAAGGTAGCGTTGCTGATTGGAGTCAGTGAGTATGAGCCAGGGCTAAACCCGTTGCCCAGTGCAGTTAGAGATGCGGAAGCAGTGTATGGTGTACTGCTCCATAGCGAGATGGGCGGGTTTGCCGCATCAGATATTACCCTGCTAAAAAATCCTGAACGACAAGTTGTAGAAATGGCGATCGAAACGCTATTATCTGGGCGGCACAGGGATGATTTGCTGCTGCTGTACTTTTCAGGACACGGCATCAAAGACGATCGCGGTAGGCTGTATCTGGCGACTCGCAACACCAGTAAAACGCAGCAGGGCGAATTGATTCGCTCAACGTCGGTGTCTGCTAATTTTATTCACGATCGCATGAGCGAAAGCCGCTCCCGGCGGCAAGTGGTGATCCTAGATAGCTGCTTTAGTGGCGCGTTTGCTGAGGGGATGTCTGCCAAAGATGACGGCATGATTGACATCCGAGAGCAGTTAGGCGGTGAAGGACGAGCAGTATTGACTTCTTCTACTTCGACTCAATATTCCTTTGAGGAAGAGGGGCAAGATTTATCGATTTACACTCGTTTTTTGGTTGAAGGTATCAAGTCGGGAGAAGCCGATCGCGATCGCGATGAGTTTGTCTCCATCGATGAACTCCATGAATATGCAAGTGAGAAGGTGCGAGAACTTCAACCTGCAATGAAGCCGGAAATCTATGCAATTCGAGAAGGCTTTAAGATTCGACTGACAAAGGTAGCTCCGGGTGATCCCAGACAGCGATACCGTAAGGAGGTAGCGCGATTTATTCATCGAGGCGAAATTTCTCTTGTTGGCCGTCGGACATTAGATTATCAGAGGACTCGCTTGGGATTGGAAACAACTGAGGCGAAGGCGATCGAAGATGAGGTGTTGGAACCGTATCGCAACGAGTTCCGCGAAAAACTCCAGCAGTATCAGCAGACGTTTACTGAACTACTAGAGCGAGACGAGACGATTACAGATAGCGATCGCCACGATTTGCAAAATCTCCAGCAAATTTTGGGACTGCGGAATGAGGACACGATGCCGATTGAGGCGCTAGTGACTGCACGGTTTAAGACACATCAACAAAACCTGCAAACTTATGAACAGGCGTTTACAACGGCACTGCGACAGGAGTTTCCCCTGAGTGCAGCAAGCCGCGATCGCTTACGGCAAACCCAGCAGCAATTAGAACTTGCGAATGGAGATATTGCGGCAATCGAATCTCAGATTACGGCTGAGGT encodes the following:
- a CDS encoding DNA polymerase III subunit delta', with the translated sequence MNPFAPVVGQQQAIELLTQAVRQNRVPPAYLFVGPDGVGRSLAARCFVELLFSNGIEITAPLQNRLRQGNHPALLWVQPTYQYQGQRLTAAEAAEKGLKRKAPPVIRLEQIREITEFLGRPPLEAPRNVVVLEEAQTMAEAAANALLKTLEEPGQATLILIAPTPESVLPTLVSRCQRIPFYRLDAQSLAVVLTQTGHQEILQNQAVLSIAAGSAGSAIASYEQLQAIPPELLEDLKKAPKSYRNALELAKKIDKDLDTEAQLWLIDYLQQFYWQQWHQPSIINQLEQARKHLLVYAQPRLVWECLLLSVYQKSNSISQTHR
- a CDS encoding caspase, EACC1-associated type — translated: MAKVALLIGVSEYEPGLNPLPSAVRDAEAVYGVLLHSEMGGFAASDITLLKNPERQVVEMAIETLLSGRHRDDLLLLYFSGHGIKDDRGRLYLATRNTSKTQQGELIRSTSVSANFIHDRMSESRSRRQVVILDSCFSGAFAEGMSAKDDGMIDIREQLGGEGRAVLTSSTSTQYSFEEEGQDLSIYTRFLVEGIKSGEADRDRDEFVSIDELHEYASEKVRELQPAMKPEIYAIREGFKIRLTKVAPGDPRQRYRKEVARFIHRGEISLVGRRTLDYQRTRLGLETTEAKAIEDEVLEPYRNEFREKLQQYQQTFTELLERDETITDSDRHDLQNLQQILGLRNEDTMPIEALVTARFKTHQQNLQTYEQAFTTALRQEFPLSAASRDRLRQTQQQLELANGDIAAIESQITAEVEAYRQKLQDYQRLFFAATQQEYPLSEATRNNLRQQQQRLGLTDVDVAPIEAQITTQIETYHQKLQQYEQAFVKATQRQHYPDDVTQKQLQQTWQTLGLSEGDVRAIERRINAEIETHQANLRQYEQEFTEAVQQEYPLSAFKRSHLTQRHQALNLTAEDVTTELANYNGDYTYASAPEGKYRQQTTEVGSFSPNAFGLYDMHGNVWEWCQDTWHDSYEGAPSDGSAWTDNASQDQVLRGGAWNSSPENCRSASRYYVREGRDLILGSIGFRVVCAVGRTLQ